Genomic segment of Veillonella parvula DSM 2008:
TATCATTGTCGCAGTATCTGCAGGTATTGCAGCGTATAAGGCAATTGAAGTGGTAAGCAGACTTCGTAAAAAAGGTGCTGAAGTAAAGGTTGTAATGACACAAAATGCAACGCATATTGCGTCACCTTTAACATTTGGTGAAATTAGTGGACATCCTGTAGCTTTAGACATGTTTGAACAAGTTCATCAGTGGGATGTAGAACATATTGCACTGGCCACTTGGGCAGATGCATATGTAGTTGTGCCTGCAACAGCAAATGTGATCGGAAAAATTTATGCAGGCATTGCTGATGATATGTTAACTACAACAATTATGGCCACCACAGCACCTAAGTACCTTTGTCCTGCTATGAATACAGAAATGTATAATAACCCTATTACTCAACGCAATTTAGAAGGATTACGTTCTTTGGGCTACCATATTATGGACCCTGCAGAAGGTTGGTTAGCTTGTGGCATCACTGGTGTAGGACGTTTACCGGAGCCCGAAGCAATTGTGGATTGGCTAGAAGCTAAAATGTGCAGCACCAATGAGCTTGAAGGTACTACTATACTTGTTACAGCTGGCGGAACACAGGAGAGTATTGATCCTGTTCGGTATATTGGAAATCGTTCTAGCGGTAAGATGGGGTATGCCATTGCAGAACAGGCTGCACGCATGGGGGCTAAGGTGATATTAGTAAGTGCTCCCACATCCTTGCCTATACCAAATGGCGTAGACTTTATTTCTGTAGATTCCGCGGTATCTATGCAGGAGGCTGTTGAAGCTCGTTTTAATGATGTTAATGTAGTTATTATGGCTGCCGCTGTTTCTGACTTTAGAGTCCTTCATAAAGCAGAGCAAAAAATAAAAAAAATGGAGTCTATGACCATAGAACTTGTAAAAAATCCAGATATTCTACAAGGGTTGGGCTCTAAAAAAAGTCATCAAATTCTTGTTGGTTTTGCGGCAGAAACAGAACATGTAATCAAGTATGGTCAGGATAAAGTGGCTAAAAAAAATCTAGATATGCTTGTAGCCAATGATGTAAGCAAATCGAATGCAGGTTTTAATGTAGATACAAATGAAGGCTATTTTTTATATCCTGATAAAGAGCCTAAAGAAATGCCTAATATGAAAAAATCTGATCTTGCTCGACATATCCTTATAGAAGTTATTGATTTAGTAGCAAACAAAGCTGACATAAATTAATTCTTGTGTGTGTTGTTTTAAGAAGGGTGTATTTTTTTTACATGTTTGCTATACAAAAAGCATATTTAGACGGCTCATTAGGAAAAGGAAAATGGAGTAATAATATTATTGCTGGATTGGTCGTAGGGGTTGTGGCTCTTCCTTTAGCAATGGCCTTTGCTATTGCTAGTGGAGTTACACCGCAGGCGGGCATTTATACGGCAATCATTGCAGGTATATTTGTATCCTTGTTTGGTGGCTCCCCTGTTCAGATTGCGGGCCCTACAGGGGCATTTATCGTTCTATTGAGCAGTATCGTTGTCAATTATGGCTTTGAAGGTTTACAAATTGCGACCATGATGGCAGGGGTTATTCTGGTTTTAATGAGTGTTGCAAAGTTAGGGACCGTCATTCGGTTTATACCCACACCTGTTATTATGGGTTTTACAGCGGGTATTGGTGTTACAATTTGGGTGGGGCAATGGCCATATTTCTTTGGATTTCCATCGTTGCCTTATATGGCTCATTTCCATGAAAAATTATGGGCTATGATTCAGTCCTTACCATACTCTGACTTACCTACATTGGGGATTGCGATCTTAAGCTTAAGTCTACTGTTAGTTTCACCTAAAATCCCATATATTAATAAAGTTCCAGCTCCCATTGTAGCTATGATTGTTGCTACGGTTATTCAAGCCATCTACCAATTTCCTACGGTTTTAACCATTGGTAGTGCATTTGGTGGCATACCTCAAGGTTTGCCAGAATTTTCTGTACCAAAATTGAGTTTTGATAAAATCTTATCCTTAATCGGGCCGGCTTTTACAATTGCCATGCTAGGCGCTATTGAATCCTTATTGTCTGCAGTTGTTGCTGATGGTATGAGTGGAACCAAGCATGAATCTAATACTGAATTATTTGGACAAGGATTAGCTAATATATTTGCGCCATTGTTTGGTGGAATTGCATCAACCGGTGCTATTGCGCGAACTGCCACAAATATTCGTCAAGGTGGTAATTCTCCGGTGGCAGGTATTGTTCATGCCATTACATTAGGTGCCATTCTTTTATTTTTAGCCCCATATGCAGTGTATATTCCGTTGGCATCTATGGCAGCCATATTATTTGTAGTAGCCTACAATATGAGTGATGTACCACGTTTTATACGAATGCTTATTCTCGCACCTCGTCCAGATCAAATAATATTATTGCTTACCTTTTTCCTGACTATTTTTACGGATTTAGTAGTAGCTGTAAATGTAGGTGTAGTACTTGCAGTGTTGCAGTTTATGCGTAAAATGGTTAATACAATTGATGTGCATGAAGCAAGTAGTGCCGAATTATCAGCTCAGATTAGGCATGAGATTACAATCCATCCAGAAATAATGGTATACACTGTAGATGGCCCATTATTCTTTGGTGCTATAAGTGCATTTGATAGAGCGTTAAACTCTATACATAAAGATCCTAAATATTTAATCATTCGTTTTGTAAAAGTACCATTTGTAGATTTAACGGGTTTACGTATTTTACGAGGTATTATTGAAGAACTTCAAAAAAGAGGCATAGAAGTTTTGCTTAGTGATGTGAGTTACGATATACGTAGAGAGATGTATAAATCTGATTTCTTGGATATTCTGGGCCGTCATCATATGTATCGTCAGTTTGAAAGTGCCCTTCATAAGGTCGAACATGATTTAGCTTTAAAAGAGGCAAGAGAGGTATAATAATGACTTGCTTTCTCACTGTAAATACACTATAATATTTTTGTAACTCATCAAGAGTAGTGGAGGGATAGGCCCTGTGAAGCTACAGCAACCATTCCAAGCGGAAAAGGTGCTAATTCCTATGACAAATGTCGTTAGATGGGAGGGTCTCTCATGAGTGCATGAGAGACTTTTTTTCGTATTAGGAGGATAAAATGGCTGAAAAACATATGTTTTTTACTTCTGAATCTGTTACTGAAGGCCATCCAGATAAAATAGCTGACCAAATTTCTGATGCTGTTTTGGATGCGATTATTGAAAAGGATCCAACTGCTCGTGTGGCTTGTGAAACTTTAGTTACTACTGGTTTAGTTCATGTAGTAGGTGAAATTTCTACTCATACATATGTTGATATTCCTCGCATCGTACGTGATACAATTCGTGAAATTGGTTATACTCGTGCAAAATTTGGTTTTGATTGTGATACTTGTGGTGTACTTGTATCCATCGATGAACAATCTGCGGATATCGCCATGGGCGTTGATGAAGCACTTGAATCAAAAGATGGCAATGGTGAAGTGCTTGATAAAATCGGTGCTGGTGACCAAGGTATGATGTTTGGCTATGCATCTAATGAAACACCTGAACTCATGCCTTTGCCAATTTCCTTGGCACATCGTTTATCTCGTCGACTTACAGAAGTTCGTAAGGATGGGACTTTAACTTACTTACGTCCAGACGGTAAAACTCAAGTTACTGTAGAATATGTTGATGGTAAACCTAAGCGCATTGATACAATTGTTATTTCTACGCAACATAGCCCTGAAGTGACCCAAGAACAAATTAAAGCCGATTTGAAGCGTTATGTAATTGACGCAGCGTTGCCTGCTGAATTCGTTGATGAAAATACTAAATACTTCATCAATCCAACTGGTCGTTTCGTAATTGGAGGCCCTCATGGTGATGCTGGTTTAACTGGCCGTAAAATTATTGTAGATACATACGGTGGTATGGCCCGTCATGGTGGCGGTGCATTTTCTGGTAAGGATCCATCTAAAGTGGACCGTTCTGCAGCATACGCAGCGCGTTATGTAGCTAAAAATGTTGTAGCAGCAGGTCTTGCTGATAAATGTGAAGTGCAAGTTGCTTATGCAATTGGGGTTGCTCATCCTGTATCTATTTTAGTTGATACTTTTGGTACAGGTCGCATAGAGGAAACAAAAATTCAAGAGCTTGTTAAAAAACATTTCGACCTTCGTCCAGCAGGAATCATTGAAATGCTTGATTTGTTAAAGCCTCATTATCGCAAAACTGCAGCGTATGGTCACTTTGGTAGAACTGATGTGGATTTACCTTGGGAACGTACAGATAAAGCACAAATTCTAAAAGAAGAAGCTGGCTTATAATACAAAAGGTCTTGGTAGAATTTCTACTGAGACCTTTTATAATAAACGAAAGGAAATAATGTATGCGCGTAGCACAAGTTATAATTAACAGACCAGCCAAACAACTTCATAAACCTTTGAGCTATTTAATGCCTGAAAAGTTTGGTAATGTTTTACCTGGTACGCGCGTACTCATTCCTTTAGGACATAGTCGTGAAGAAGGCATTCTTATTGGTTACGACGAGTTAGTTGAGCCACCAGAGTTCACTTTACGAAATATTGTGCAAGTATTAGATAGTGAACCTTGGTTTACACCGGAAATGATGGATACGGCCCGTCGTCTAAATGAGTATTATTTATTCTCTTATGGCGATGCATTGCGATTGTTTACAGTGAATAAGACATTAAAATCTTACGAGGCACCAAAGGAAGAATGGTTAGTAGTTATGCCAGAATTTTCGGTGGCACAATTTAGTGAACGGAAAAAGAAACAACGAGAATTAGCAAAATACTTACTTGAAGTGGGCGGAGCATCTAAGGCATTACTGCTAGCTAAAGGCTATTCTCGTATAGTCATTAAACAAGTGAGTGAAGCTAAAGGTATTGTCGTTGAAGCTCGTTTTAAAGCCACAAAAACAACATTTGATGAGCTTTTAACAGAAGAAGTTAATATTCCTCTTACTGAAGCTCAACAAGCTGTATATGGACCAATACAAGCTGCAATGAATAGCCATGAACATAAAACCTTTTTACTTCATGGTGTCACTGGTAGTGGTAAGACTCAATTATATTTACGTGCTACAGCAAAATGTATTAGTCAGGATAAGACGGCTATTATTTTAGTACCTGAAATTATATTGACTGATCAAATTGTGAGACGATTTGTAGAAACTTTTGGTGACGAAGTCGTAGTATTTCATAGTAAATTGACGGTACAACAACGGAACAATAATTGGGAGCGTTTGCGTCGTAAGGATAGTCACATTATTATTGGCGCTCGTTCTGCCGTATTTGCGCCAGCTGAGGATATCGGCCTTATTGTGGTCGATGAAGAACATGATCCATCTTATAAACAAGAGGATATGGTTCGATATCATGCACGTAACGTGGCATTGTGGCGTGCTGAGGCACATGGTTGTCCCGTTATTTTAGGTTCTGCTACACCATCTGTTACTTCGTACTATAAAGCTAAGCAAGGGGAGTATCATTTACTAGAGTTGCCAAATCGCATTTTTGAGCAACCTATGCCGAAGGTTACTATAGTAGATATGAAGGAAGAAATTCTTCATGGAAATTACTCCGTTTTTTCTGATGCCATGAGTCGCTTAATTCAACATACATTGGATGAGCATAATCAAATGATTATTCTGTTAAATAGACGCGGTTATAGTACTTTTGTTATGTGCCGGGATTGTGGGGAAACTATTATGTGTCCTCATTGTGATGTAGCTATGGTTTATCACCAAGCTGGTGAAGAATTGCGTTGTCATTATTGTGAACATCATGAACCAATTCCAACTGTTTGTCCCAAATGTAATAGTAAGAGGATTAAGTTTTTTGGTTCAGGCACACAAAAGGTAGAGGAAGAGTTACGTCGTCACTTTAAATCGGCCCGCATTGCTCGTCTTGATCAAGATGTGACAAAAAATAAGCAATTAGCAGAAGATATTTTACATGACTTTGGGGCTCATAAATACGATATTTTGTTGGGAACACAAATGGTATCTAAAGGTCATGACTTTAAAGATGTAACAGCTGTTGGTATTTTAACAGCCGATTCAGTTTTGAATATTCCTGTTTATACAGCTTCAGAACGAACTTTTGATTTACTTACTCAAACCTCTGGACGTGCCGGTAGGGGTGAAAAAC
This window contains:
- the coaBC gene encoding bifunctional phosphopantothenoylcysteine decarboxylase/phosphopantothenate--cysteine ligase CoaBC; this translates as MRGKHIIVAVSAGIAAYKAIEVVSRLRKKGAEVKVVMTQNATHIASPLTFGEISGHPVALDMFEQVHQWDVEHIALATWADAYVVVPATANVIGKIYAGIADDMLTTTIMATTAPKYLCPAMNTEMYNNPITQRNLEGLRSLGYHIMDPAEGWLACGITGVGRLPEPEAIVDWLEAKMCSTNELEGTTILVTAGGTQESIDPVRYIGNRSSGKMGYAIAEQAARMGAKVILVSAPTSLPIPNGVDFISVDSAVSMQEAVEARFNDVNVVIMAAAVSDFRVLHKAEQKIKKMESMTIELVKNPDILQGLGSKKSHQILVGFAAETEHVIKYGQDKVAKKNLDMLVANDVSKSNAGFNVDTNEGYFLYPDKEPKEMPNMKKSDLARHILIEVIDLVANKADIN
- a CDS encoding SulP family inorganic anion transporter, with the translated sequence MFAIQKAYLDGSLGKGKWSNNIIAGLVVGVVALPLAMAFAIASGVTPQAGIYTAIIAGIFVSLFGGSPVQIAGPTGAFIVLLSSIVVNYGFEGLQIATMMAGVILVLMSVAKLGTVIRFIPTPVIMGFTAGIGVTIWVGQWPYFFGFPSLPYMAHFHEKLWAMIQSLPYSDLPTLGIAILSLSLLLVSPKIPYINKVPAPIVAMIVATVIQAIYQFPTVLTIGSAFGGIPQGLPEFSVPKLSFDKILSLIGPAFTIAMLGAIESLLSAVVADGMSGTKHESNTELFGQGLANIFAPLFGGIASTGAIARTATNIRQGGNSPVAGIVHAITLGAILLFLAPYAVYIPLASMAAILFVVAYNMSDVPRFIRMLILAPRPDQIILLLTFFLTIFTDLVVAVNVGVVLAVLQFMRKMVNTIDVHEASSAELSAQIRHEITIHPEIMVYTVDGPLFFGAISAFDRALNSIHKDPKYLIIRFVKVPFVDLTGLRILRGIIEELQKRGIEVLLSDVSYDIRREMYKSDFLDILGRHHMYRQFESALHKVEHDLALKEAREV
- the metK gene encoding methionine adenosyltransferase; amino-acid sequence: MAEKHMFFTSESVTEGHPDKIADQISDAVLDAIIEKDPTARVACETLVTTGLVHVVGEISTHTYVDIPRIVRDTIREIGYTRAKFGFDCDTCGVLVSIDEQSADIAMGVDEALESKDGNGEVLDKIGAGDQGMMFGYASNETPELMPLPISLAHRLSRRLTEVRKDGTLTYLRPDGKTQVTVEYVDGKPKRIDTIVISTQHSPEVTQEQIKADLKRYVIDAALPAEFVDENTKYFINPTGRFVIGGPHGDAGLTGRKIIVDTYGGMARHGGGAFSGKDPSKVDRSAAYAARYVAKNVVAAGLADKCEVQVAYAIGVAHPVSILVDTFGTGRIEETKIQELVKKHFDLRPAGIIEMLDLLKPHYRKTAAYGHFGRTDVDLPWERTDKAQILKEEAGL
- the priA gene encoding replication restart helicase PriA; this translates as MRVAQVIINRPAKQLHKPLSYLMPEKFGNVLPGTRVLIPLGHSREEGILIGYDELVEPPEFTLRNIVQVLDSEPWFTPEMMDTARRLNEYYLFSYGDALRLFTVNKTLKSYEAPKEEWLVVMPEFSVAQFSERKKKQRELAKYLLEVGGASKALLLAKGYSRIVIKQVSEAKGIVVEARFKATKTTFDELLTEEVNIPLTEAQQAVYGPIQAAMNSHEHKTFLLHGVTGSGKTQLYLRATAKCISQDKTAIILVPEIILTDQIVRRFVETFGDEVVVFHSKLTVQQRNNNWERLRRKDSHIIIGARSAVFAPAEDIGLIVVDEEHDPSYKQEDMVRYHARNVALWRAEAHGCPVILGSATPSVTSYYKAKQGEYHLLELPNRIFEQPMPKVTIVDMKEEILHGNYSVFSDAMSRLIQHTLDEHNQMIILLNRRGYSTFVMCRDCGETIMCPHCDVAMVYHQAGEELRCHYCEHHEPIPTVCPKCNSKRIKFFGSGTQKVEEELRRHFKSARIARLDQDVTKNKQLAEDILHDFGAHKYDILLGTQMVSKGHDFKDVTAVGILTADSVLNIPVYTASERTFDLLTQTSGRAGRGEKPGSVVIQTYNPLNYAIIKSKAHDYIGFYNEEIKNRKALGYPPFREMIHMVVRHQDMKTLESIANRIVDDLESYKGNQDILINGPYEAPIKKVRDMYRLAIMIRGTDLTNLKEYIYNSWIFTQEGLLIDVDPV